A stretch of Clostridium formicaceticum DNA encodes these proteins:
- a CDS encoding L,D-transpeptidase family protein has protein sequence MKNINIKNLFNCEVTGNIIILIVSILLVYLLIALYFTNHFFFNTVINGVDVSLKAHDDLEDIMRSYIQDYKLQLIERSKEAEEITAQDIGMQYNGKNSISEIYYLQSSFKWISSLLRNQKHYVDDLFIYSKDNLQNRINELNCLNKDLIEPQNVSFKYSNGSYEIIEEVYGNKINKDKLRETIEISILKGETKLDLNENLCYENPRYTLSSGKTFKIRNLLNKYVSTKITYIIGSENEILDGDIINQWLSVDEDLEVVINEKGVLEYVRRLSKKYDTVGAARKFKTSTNKVVEVKGGFYGWKINRAAEVRALLESIKLGEVIKKEPIYTQKALSRGNDDIGDTYVEINITWQHLWFYKDGKLITHGAIVTGNPNRGNATKVGVYMLNYKEKESTLSGANYEVQVTYWMPFNGDIGIHDASWRYSFGGEIYKRNGSHGCVNTPLYLAKIIFDNIEKGTPIICYEE, from the coding sequence ATGAAGAATATTAATATAAAAAACCTTTTTAATTGTGAGGTTACAGGAAATATTATTATTTTAATAGTTTCAATTTTACTAGTTTATTTACTTATTGCATTATACTTTACTAATCATTTCTTTTTCAATACAGTAATAAATGGAGTAGATGTCTCATTAAAGGCACATGATGATCTAGAAGATATAATGAGGAGTTATATTCAAGATTATAAGTTGCAGTTAATTGAACGAAGCAAGGAAGCAGAAGAAATAACAGCCCAGGATATAGGAATGCAATACAATGGAAAAAATAGTATTTCTGAAATTTATTATTTACAGAGTTCATTTAAATGGATAAGTTCGTTATTAAGGAATCAAAAGCATTATGTAGATGATTTATTTATTTATAGTAAAGATAACTTACAAAATAGAATAAATGAATTAAATTGTTTAAATAAAGACCTTATAGAGCCGCAAAATGTAAGTTTTAAGTATTCAAATGGTTCATATGAAATAATTGAAGAAGTATATGGAAATAAAATAAATAAAGATAAATTGAGGGAAACTATTGAAATAAGTATATTGAAGGGAGAAACAAAATTAGACTTAAATGAAAATCTTTGTTACGAAAATCCAAGGTATACTTTAAGTTCTGGTAAGACTTTTAAAATTAGGAATTTACTAAATAAGTATGTATCAACAAAAATTACTTATATAATAGGAAGTGAAAATGAAATACTAGATGGGGATATAATAAATCAATGGCTTAGCGTTGACGAGGATTTAGAAGTGGTAATAAATGAAAAAGGAGTTTTAGAATATGTACGAAGACTGAGCAAGAAATATGATACAGTTGGTGCAGCAAGAAAATTTAAAACATCCACAAATAAAGTAGTAGAAGTGAAGGGTGGATTTTATGGATGGAAAATTAATCGTGCTGCTGAAGTAAGAGCATTATTAGAAAGTATAAAACTTGGTGAAGTAATAAAAAAAGAACCTATATATACTCAAAAGGCTTTATCTAGAGGCAACGATGATATAGGTGATACTTATGTAGAAATCAATATAACATGGCAACATTTATGGTTTTATAAAGATGGAAAGCTTATAACTCATGGTGCTATAGTAACTGGAAATCCCAATAGAGGAAATGCTACTAAGGTAGGAGTCTATATGCTCAACTATAAAGAAAAAGAGTCAACTTTAAGCGGAGCAAATTATGAAGTTCAAGTAACTTATTGGATGCCTTTTAACGGAGATATAGGAATACACGATGCGAGTTGGAGATATTCTTTTGGAGGAGAAATATATAAGAGAAATGGAAGCCACGGATGTGTAAATACTCCATTATATTTAGCTAAAATAATTTTTGATAATATAGAAAAAGGAACTCCTATTATTTGTTATGAAGAATAG
- a CDS encoding LysM peptidoglycan-binding domain-containing protein: MIYIVRPGDSLYLIARRFGVTVQTLLDSNVICNPNLIYPGQVLVIPQASLEIPKAGGTPYYVILPGDTLFCLARQFNTSTQILAQANRIPDPNLIFAGSELLIAYDIPDPRELQILWEQTALNCDILTSLQIYGIYYLGTFQWEAIGQKAIPYLGILAVNPCSIVRYYAIISLGRIALNGESRRILTNALQDPDPIVVQLTRLALSRLDYVRTNRRIHVTISDTQLYSQPFLDTPYITLPPGTAIIVERWYIPSPIGEDFPPAGLAVWDYVRVIATGQTGFLLRVGYNQTLLI, encoded by the coding sequence ATGATTTATATTGTTAGACCTGGCGATAGCCTTTATTTGATAGCTCGACGTTTCGGAGTAACTGTTCAGACTTTATTAGATTCAAATGTTATATGTAATCCTAACTTAATTTATCCTGGTCAGGTATTAGTAATACCTCAAGCTAGCTTGGAAATTCCTAAAGCCGGAGGCACCCCTTACTATGTTATACTACCAGGTGATACCTTGTTTTGTCTAGCAAGGCAATTTAATACATCGACACAAATACTTGCGCAAGCCAACCGCATACCAGATCCCAATTTAATTTTTGCCGGCAGTGAACTCCTCATTGCCTATGATATACCAGACCCTAGGGAATTACAGATTTTGTGGGAGCAAACTGCCTTAAACTGTGATATCTTAACCTCCCTGCAAATCTATGGAATCTATTATCTAGGAACATTTCAGTGGGAGGCCATTGGACAGAAAGCTATTCCTTATCTAGGTATTTTAGCCGTTAATCCATGTTCTATTGTACGTTATTATGCTATCATAAGCTTGGGTAGAATCGCTTTAAATGGAGAAAGCAGGCGCATACTTACTAATGCACTTCAGGATCCAGACCCTATAGTAGTGCAACTGACCAGACTTGCTTTATCCAGACTTGACTACGTAAGGACAAACAGAAGAATTCATGTTACCATCTCTGATACACAACTATATAGCCAACCTTTTCTAGACACCCCCTATATTACCCTACCTCCTGGAACAGCGATCATAGTCGAACGATGGTATATTCCCAGCCCTATTGGTGAAGACTTTCCACCAGCTGGACTTGCTGTTTGGGATTATGTAAGAGTAATAGCCACAGGACAAACTGGTTTCCTTCTTCGAGTAGGTTACAACCAAACCCTACTAATATAG
- a CDS encoding transposase: MLELIEVIKMPRSAREKSQIGIYHVMLRGIDKRDIFLTQNDYKKFLHYIELAKEKSEISLLAYCLMTNHVHMLLKEGKEEIGDFIRRIAVGYAQYHNSTHGRTGHLFQNRYQSEPVDDDNYLLIVSRYIHQNPLKAGIVKNIKDYRWSSYNDYLINKNTITDKDILEGYFINTESFIEFNNQKNYDKCLDYEEKKRYTDDDLRQIILEIIEIEKLPLMEIKTRNIVLSRIKNETGASIRQLERVLGIGRNIIQKA, from the coding sequence ATGTTAGAATTAATTGAGGTGATAAAAATGCCAAGATCTGCTAGAGAAAAAAGTCAAATAGGGATATATCATGTAATGCTTAGAGGGATAGATAAAAGAGATATATTTTTGACACAAAATGATTATAAAAAATTCTTACATTATATTGAATTAGCTAAAGAAAAAAGTGAAATTTCTCTATTAGCATATTGCTTAATGACTAATCATGTGCACATGCTTTTAAAAGAGGGAAAAGAAGAAATAGGAGATTTTATTAGAAGAATTGCTGTGGGATATGCCCAATATCATAATAGTACTCATGGAAGAACAGGTCATTTATTTCAAAACAGGTATCAAAGTGAACCTGTTGACGATGACAACTACCTGTTGATAGTTTCAAGGTATATACACCAAAATCCTTTAAAAGCAGGTATTGTCAAGAATATTAAGGATTATAGATGGAGTAGTTATAATGATTATTTGATTAATAAAAACACTATCACAGATAAGGATATTCTTGAAGGATATTTTATTAATACCGAAAGTTTTATAGAATTTAATAACCAAAAAAATTACGATAAATGCTTAGATTATGAGGAGAAAAAAAGATATACTGATGATGATTTAAGACAAATAATTTTAGAAATCATAGAGATAGAAAAATTACCACTGATGGAGATAAAAACAAGAAATATCGTTTTAAGCAGAATAAAGAATGAGACAGGAGCCAGCATTAGACAACTTGAAAGAGTGCTGGGCATTGGCAGGAACATCATACAAAAAGCTTGA
- a CDS encoding cobaltochelatase CobT-related protein has translation MKWIYGEYDLENRLTNLMWTICGDYDQELDELEKFTKTSKDLAVYYAAKAGARRKYIDWNMIKKYLKHRIQKGADQDLIVPLVEMCADVMVEEKLIKERPGIEDIRKKGLDDLLERYFKIKLNTFMEKVKYALVLEQMGKHASFDLKVKKLLSDIKKCKDVEDTLALLENIDALYLTHFKEMLENQTFLYEMEEENELKEAYKEEESTKEQSFTSFMYEELYEEDTVISEVVDGMQSSLLIESIGDLKQEVPTNPNENRVLSIDQEMVEKIYKKIEHYHGKSCITKEEQKKIEKKVCRNVHEGCRVHFTEGVLRSPCDNAFQIKYVTRQKEKNLSDFRDNIKVHKRNIMKLKEVIIKTLTAEQEKTIVPSDNGVLAVNKLWRVGRSEKPKVFTKVIDNQKGGYVVDILLDASGSQIARQGKVASQGYIISEALTLAGIPNRVMSFCNFLDYTILRRFRDYTSPQSENQNIFEYFSAGNNRDGLAIQAVSQGLLNRSEENKILIVLSDGKPNDVKISKDNIRTIRGEAFYKGMTAIKDTALEVRKARKNGILLFGVFTGKEEELQAEKLIYGKDFVYTRNIEKFSDIVGTYLKRIIENY, from the coding sequence ATGAAGTGGATATATGGAGAATACGATCTTGAAAATAGGCTTACAAATCTGATGTGGACCATATGCGGAGATTATGATCAGGAATTAGATGAATTAGAAAAGTTTACAAAAACCTCTAAAGATTTAGCCGTGTATTATGCTGCTAAGGCAGGCGCCAGAAGAAAATACATAGACTGGAACATGATAAAAAAGTATTTAAAGCATAGAATACAAAAGGGCGCAGATCAAGACTTGATTGTTCCCCTTGTGGAGATGTGTGCTGACGTAATGGTTGAAGAAAAGCTTATAAAGGAAAGACCTGGAATAGAAGATATAAGGAAGAAAGGACTAGACGATCTACTTGAGCGGTATTTTAAAATAAAACTAAACACCTTTATGGAAAAAGTAAAGTATGCCCTTGTATTAGAACAAATGGGAAAGCATGCAAGTTTTGATTTAAAAGTAAAAAAATTACTTTCAGATATAAAAAAGTGTAAAGATGTAGAGGACACTTTAGCACTATTAGAAAATATAGATGCTTTATATCTTACCCATTTTAAAGAGATGCTAGAAAATCAAACTTTTCTATATGAAATGGAAGAAGAAAATGAATTAAAAGAAGCGTATAAAGAAGAGGAATCTACAAAAGAGCAAAGCTTTACTTCTTTTATGTATGAAGAACTATATGAAGAAGACACTGTCATTTCAGAGGTAGTAGATGGAATGCAATCTTCTCTTCTAATAGAGTCTATAGGAGACTTAAAGCAGGAGGTTCCTACCAATCCAAATGAAAACAGAGTTCTATCCATTGATCAAGAAATGGTAGAGAAAATTTATAAAAAAATAGAACACTATCATGGTAAATCCTGTATTACAAAAGAAGAGCAAAAGAAAATTGAAAAAAAAGTCTGCAGAAATGTACATGAAGGGTGTAGAGTTCATTTTACAGAAGGGGTTTTACGATCTCCTTGCGATAATGCATTTCAAATAAAGTATGTGACAAGGCAAAAGGAGAAAAACTTGTCTGATTTTAGAGACAATATAAAAGTTCACAAAAGAAACATTATGAAACTAAAAGAAGTGATCATAAAAACATTAACAGCAGAGCAAGAAAAGACAATCGTTCCTTCTGATAATGGTGTATTGGCTGTAAATAAGCTTTGGAGAGTTGGAAGAAGTGAAAAACCAAAAGTATTTACAAAAGTAATAGACAATCAAAAAGGTGGATATGTGGTAGATATTTTACTAGATGCAAGTGGCTCTCAAATAGCACGACAAGGAAAAGTGGCTTCTCAAGGATATATTATATCAGAGGCATTAACCCTTGCAGGAATTCCAAATAGGGTAATGAGTTTTTGTAATTTTTTAGACTATACCATTCTTAGAAGATTTAGAGATTATACCTCTCCACAAAGTGAAAATCAAAATATATTTGAATACTTTTCTGCTGGAAACAATAGGGATGGGTTGGCCATTCAAGCCGTATCTCAAGGTCTGTTAAATAGAAGTGAAGAAAATAAAATATTAATTGTTTTAAGTGATGGAAAACCCAATGATGTAAAAATCTCAAAAGATAATATAAGAACCATAAGAGGAGAAGCATTCTATAAAGGAATGACGGCAATAAAGGATACTGCACTTGAAGTAAGAAAGGCTAGAAAAAATGGCATTTTACTTTTTGGTGTATTTACGGGAAAAGAAGAAGAACTTCAGGCGGAAAAATTAATTTATGGGAAAGATTTTGTATATACTAGAAATATAGAGAAATTTTCTGACATAGTGGGAACCTATTTAAAAAGAATTATAGAAAATTATTAA
- a CDS encoding radical SAM protein: MSGFTYKDIYIEDGGRVLEVNILPEKYCNFDCIFCPIGKSQNKVDVQRSFDGYESSLAELDRMIESTKAELVFINSKGEALVNDKIGDIIDFIKGKGLHVRLFSNGYLLGRDEYIRIANKCDEVVGEIKVIKEEDFRKIQRPIEGYTLKEYISNMASFSKQYNGVFIFEITIIKGYNDDEESIQKIKNIIKEISLDKVIIARLEDEVFKKKLGIADERFEEILNELLSL, translated from the coding sequence ATGAGTGGTTTCACTTATAAAGATATTTATATTGAAGATGGAGGAAGGGTGTTGGAAGTTAATATACTTCCAGAAAAGTACTGCAACTTTGATTGCATATTTTGCCCCATCGGAAAATCGCAAAATAAAGTAGATGTCCAAAGGTCATTTGATGGATATGAGAGTTCATTGGCTGAATTAGATAGAATGATAGAAAGCACAAAGGCGGAATTAGTCTTTATTAACTCAAAAGGAGAAGCGTTAGTAAATGATAAAATTGGTGATATTATTGACTTTATCAAAGGAAAAGGCTTACATGTAAGACTGTTTTCCAATGGCTATTTACTTGGTAGAGATGAATATATCAGAATCGCTAATAAATGTGATGAGGTTGTTGGAGAGATAAAAGTTATTAAAGAAGAAGATTTTCGTAAAATACAAAGACCTATTGAGGGGTATACATTGAAAGAATATATTTCAAATATGGCTTCATTTAGTAAACAGTATAATGGAGTATTTATATTCGAAATTACTATCATTAAGGGTTATAACGATGATGAAGAGTCAATTCAGAAGATAAAAAACATCATTAAGGAAATATCTCTTGACAAGGTTATTATTGCAAGATTAGAAGATGAAGTATTCAAGAAAAAACTCGGTATTGCTGATGAAAGATTTGAAGAGATTTTAAATGAATTGCTTAGTTTGTAA
- a CDS encoding AAA family ATPase, whose translation MNIFDFLRKQEIEEKLIQDVLYFRKYYQIDEAVKDRIPDPRNFFYGKEIWSMCIAAILEGENILLSGPKATGKNVLSDNLCAIFARPQWNVSFHVNTDSSSLIGTDTFIDNEVRLRRGAVYECATYGGFGVFDEINMAKNDAIVVLHSALDYRKIIDVPGYEKIKLHEATRFIGTMNYEYAGTKELNEALVSRFMVIDIPQIEEEKLMTILKLEFKDAHEDKLNQFAGIFLDLQTKAQNSEISTKAVDLRGIIASIKTVKRGLRPRLAINMGVTGKTFDQFEKEIVEDVIRTRIPEKWEAKDIFPSS comes from the coding sequence ATGAATATATTTGATTTTTTAAGAAAACAAGAGATAGAGGAAAAGTTGATACAAGATGTGCTTTATTTTAGAAAGTATTATCAGATAGACGAGGCGGTAAAGGATAGAATTCCTGATCCTAGAAATTTCTTCTATGGAAAAGAAATATGGTCTATGTGTATTGCTGCAATTTTAGAAGGAGAAAACATTTTGCTTTCAGGACCAAAAGCAACAGGAAAAAATGTCCTTTCAGACAATTTATGTGCTATATTTGCAAGACCTCAATGGAATGTATCTTTTCATGTCAATACAGACAGTTCAAGTCTTATAGGAACCGATACATTTATCGACAACGAGGTAAGATTAAGAAGAGGTGCAGTTTATGAATGTGCAACCTATGGGGGATTTGGCGTATTTGATGAAATTAATATGGCAAAAAATGATGCCATTGTTGTACTGCACTCGGCGCTAGATTATAGAAAGATTATAGATGTTCCAGGCTATGAAAAAATTAAGCTTCATGAAGCAACAAGATTTATTGGAACAATGAATTATGAGTATGCAGGAACGAAAGAATTAAATGAAGCATTGGTTTCCAGGTTTATGGTGATAGATATACCACAAATAGAAGAAGAAAAATTAATGACCATACTAAAATTAGAATTTAAAGATGCTCATGAAGATAAATTAAACCAGTTTGCAGGGATTTTTTTAGATCTTCAAACAAAAGCGCAAAACTCTGAAATATCTACAAAAGCTGTTGATTTAAGAGGAATAATAGCTAGTATTAAAACCGTAAAGAGAGGACTTAGGCCTAGACTTGCCATAAATATGGGAGTAACAGGGAAAACCTTTGATCAATTTGAAAAAGAAATTGTAGAAGATGTAATAAGAACTAGAATACCGGAAAAATGGGAAGCAAAAGATATTTTTCCATCTAGTTAA
- a CDS encoding type II toxin-antitoxin system RelE/ParE family toxin: MSSSYKIVYYSTATEDIIGILDYISIDDPPSAYKLIDKINTSIGALALFPYKGTAPRDFLLKSKGYRMLIINSYIVFYLVNDSSQLIEIMRVVSSKQNYKTFL, from the coding sequence ATGTCTAGCTCATATAAAATTGTATACTATTCTACTGCTACGGAGGACATCATTGGTATTTTAGACTACATCTCCATTGATGATCCTCCTTCTGCATATAAGCTTATTGACAAAATAAATACATCTATTGGAGCTTTAGCTTTATTCCCTTATAAAGGAACGGCTCCTAGAGACTTTCTTCTAAAGTCAAAAGGGTATAGAATGCTAATCATTAATTCTTACATAGTATTTTACCTCGTCAATGACTCTTCACAGTTAATAGAAATAATGAGAGTTGTTTCAAGTAAACAAAACTACAAAACCTTTCTTTAA
- a CDS encoding MATE family efflux transporter → MKKLRLDFLKYTSLNVLAMVGVSLYILADTYFISKALGAIGLAALNFCIVIFTLIQGVGLMIGIGGAIDFSIGDSERSNLGNKSFVNALFIGSLFSVIFILLGVFFSTQISLFLGADELILSPTKTYLTTILGFSPFFILNNIGLAFVRNDKNPRLTMTAMIVSSFSNIILDYVFMFPLSMGIFGAAFATGLSPIISLCILTFHFRRNSIGFHLCKCRIEIKRLIRIITLGLPSFVTELASSITLFTFNIVILRIAGNVGVAAYSAIANVATIATALFTGLAQGIQPLAGNYFANSDKGGLRTILKYSLITSFFLSITIYFIILVFSDNIILIFNSENNEALARIAGVGLKIYFTGFIFAGINIVIISFLSAISNTVNAMVISILRSSIILIPTILFMSFFFKAYGIWASFMVAELLVTIFTYLTHIYRSRENIQLDTYTGG, encoded by the coding sequence ATGAAAAAATTAAGATTGGATTTTTTAAAATATACATCACTTAATGTTTTAGCTATGGTAGGAGTATCGCTTTATATACTGGCAGACACTTATTTTATCTCAAAAGCCCTTGGGGCAATAGGACTTGCAGCGCTAAATTTTTGCATTGTCATATTCACACTAATTCAAGGGGTTGGACTCATGATAGGAATAGGGGGCGCTATAGATTTTAGTATCGGAGACTCTGAAAGAAGTAATTTAGGTAATAAATCTTTCGTGAATGCTCTATTCATTGGATCATTGTTTTCTGTAATTTTTATTTTGTTAGGGGTTTTCTTTTCAACTCAAATATCACTATTTCTTGGTGCAGATGAGTTGATACTGTCTCCAACAAAGACTTACTTAACTACAATATTAGGATTTTCTCCCTTTTTTATTCTAAACAATATAGGATTAGCATTTGTTCGAAATGATAAAAACCCAAGACTAACCATGACAGCCATGATTGTAAGTAGCTTTTCTAACATCATATTGGATTATGTTTTTATGTTTCCGTTATCAATGGGGATCTTCGGAGCAGCATTCGCCACAGGTCTATCTCCAATAATCAGTTTATGCATTTTAACGTTTCATTTTAGAAGGAATAGCATTGGTTTTCATTTGTGCAAGTGTAGAATAGAAATAAAGAGACTAATAAGAATAATAACTCTTGGTCTGCCCTCATTTGTAACTGAGCTTGCATCATCAATTACTCTATTTACCTTTAATATAGTTATTTTGAGAATAGCAGGTAATGTTGGAGTTGCCGCTTACAGTGCAATTGCTAATGTTGCAACAATCGCAACGGCACTATTTACAGGATTAGCTCAAGGGATACAGCCTCTAGCAGGTAATTATTTTGCCAATTCTGATAAAGGTGGATTAAGGACCATATTAAAATATAGCTTAATAACGTCGTTTTTTCTATCGATAACTATCTATTTTATAATCTTAGTATTTTCAGACAACATTATTTTAATATTTAATAGCGAAAACAATGAAGCACTTGCAAGGATAGCAGGAGTTGGGTTAAAGATATATTTTACTGGGTTTATCTTTGCAGGAATAAACATCGTTATAATATCATTTTTAAGTGCAATATCTAATACCGTCAATGCAATGGTAATATCAATATTAAGAAGTAGTATAATCCTGATACCTACCATATTGTTTATGAGTTTCTTTTTTAAGGCTTATGGGATATGGGCATCTTTTATGGTAGCAGAGTTGTTAGTAACTATCTTTACCTATTTAACCCATATCTATCGTTCGAGAGAAAACATACAGTTGGATACCTACACAGGTGGATGA
- a CDS encoding B3/4 domain-containing protein, which translates to MKKFIIEDDFWTLFPKAKIGVVTFHSIDNSIKDKEKYKEMICTSEKEALKYLTNEEFSSNEVIKVWRDAFQKFKTKKGARSSIEALLKRVHKRDPIGTINPLVDIYNSISLKYALPCGGEDIDTFVGNIRLTKAVGGEDFITLGSDESAPPYEGEIIYKDNEGAICRCWNWRESVRTMLTENTKNAFLCIELIDERRLKELEMALNDLAKSVKDHIGGTYKITILDINNKQVSIG; encoded by the coding sequence ATGAAAAAATTTATTATTGAAGACGACTTTTGGACTTTGTTTCCAAAAGCAAAGATTGGGGTTGTCACTTTCCACAGTATAGATAACTCTATAAAAGATAAGGAAAAGTATAAGGAAATGATTTGCACTTCAGAAAAGGAAGCTTTAAAGTACTTGACAAATGAAGAGTTCAGCAGCAATGAGGTGATAAAAGTATGGAGAGATGCTTTCCAAAAGTTTAAAACCAAAAAAGGTGCAAGGTCATCCATCGAAGCTTTACTCAAACGGGTGCATAAGAGAGATCCTATAGGCACTATCAATCCCCTTGTTGATATCTACAACTCTATTTCACTTAAATATGCATTGCCTTGCGGTGGAGAGGATATAGATACTTTTGTTGGTAATATAAGATTAACTAAAGCAGTTGGAGGTGAAGATTTTATTACATTGGGATCAGATGAAAGTGCACCACCCTATGAAGGCGAAATAATATACAAAGACAATGAAGGGGCTATTTGCAGGTGTTGGAATTGGCGGGAATCAGTAAGAACAATGCTCACTGAAAATACAAAGAATGCTTTTTTATGTATTGAATTAATTGATGAAAGAAGATTGAAAGAACTTGAGATGGCTTTAAATGATTTAGCAAAATCAGTGAAGGATCATATTGGGGGGACATATAAGATTACAATTCTTGATATTAATAATAAGCAAGTATCGATAGGCTAA
- a CDS encoding type II toxin-antitoxin system Phd/YefM family antitoxin produces the protein MPKILPISDLRNNFNAISEACHKEAEPIYITKNGKGDLVVMSLAYFEQLKAKLDLYEKLAIAEVEKTNNASTITHEDFIKSLRSKYHV, from the coding sequence ATGCCAAAAATTCTTCCGATTTCTGACTTAAGAAATAATTTTAATGCTATATCTGAAGCATGCCATAAAGAAGCAGAACCAATATACATCACAAAAAATGGCAAAGGTGATTTGGTAGTAATGAGTTTAGCATACTTTGAGCAACTTAAAGCTAAATTAGATTTATATGAAAAACTTGCTATTGCAGAAGTTGAAAAAACAAATAATGCTTCTACTATTACTCATGAAGATTTTATTAAGTCTTTGAGGAGTAAATATCATGTCTAG
- a CDS encoding cation transporter → MIGTSQTKRPPSFVKKEELLIKKFFFNKKDHKENRALLIGAVANLIMAALAWFTYYLSNSGAILLDGNYSFIMFLGVIVALKIVTVKVRRTKTFPLGQFFYESLYGFIKGLMILGVLIMSLSTAIARIVMYFTGSTDSIPMLIPDPILYYALVCSIICYSVSFFYYQQNRSIGNSSILLKTEQKATFVDGTLSLGIAAGIFFLTTGGAGSKFGFIPYLADSFFVLILVSILIKEPLAIIRESVIELAGGTLQDKEKREAFERAVYLNMPKTFNIEDIFISKNGSKYIVLIYISTDEAVYPRKDIIETKDKITGILSKDHPYLSLDIIPEGKPIQEKRPNENK, encoded by the coding sequence TTGATAGGGACAAGTCAAACAAAACGTCCCCCTAGCTTCGTTAAAAAGGAGGAATTACTAATAAAAAAATTTTTTTTTAATAAAAAAGATCACAAAGAAAATCGTGCTCTTCTCATTGGTGCTGTGGCCAATCTTATTATGGCAGCCCTTGCTTGGTTTACTTACTATCTGTCGAATTCCGGGGCGATTCTTCTAGACGGTAACTACAGTTTTATTATGTTTTTAGGCGTAATAGTAGCCCTGAAAATTGTAACAGTTAAAGTTCGTAGAACAAAAACGTTTCCTCTTGGACAGTTTTTCTATGAATCCCTGTATGGCTTTATCAAAGGACTGATGATCCTCGGTGTCCTTATAATGTCATTATCGACTGCCATCGCTCGTATCGTCATGTACTTTACCGGATCAACAGACAGTATTCCAATGTTAATCCCAGACCCAATTCTCTATTACGCTTTAGTTTGTTCCATCATCTGTTATAGCGTTTCTTTCTTCTATTATCAACAGAATCGTTCCATAGGGAATAGTAGTATTCTTTTGAAAACCGAACAGAAAGCAACTTTTGTCGATGGCACCCTCTCTCTCGGTATCGCTGCAGGTATTTTCTTTTTAACAACAGGGGGAGCAGGTAGTAAATTCGGATTTATTCCTTATTTGGCAGACTCTTTCTTCGTCTTGATTCTTGTATCTATACTAATCAAAGAACCTTTGGCAATTATTAGAGAATCAGTGATTGAACTCGCCGGTGGAACATTGCAAGATAAAGAGAAACGTGAAGCATTTGAAAGGGCTGTTTATTTGAATATGCCTAAAACTTTTAACATCGAAGACATCTTTATAAGTAAAAACGGTAGTAAATATATCGTACTGATTTATATTTCAACCGATGAAGCAGTCTATCCAAGAAAGGATATTATTGAAACGAAGGATAAGATAACAGGCATTCTTTCCAAGGACCATCCCTATTTGTCACTGGATATAATCCCTGAAGGTAAACCGATTCAAGAAAAAAGGCCTAATGAAAACAAATAA